A genome region from Actinopolymorpha sp. NPDC004070 includes the following:
- a CDS encoding slipin family protein, with protein sequence MLLAIVLVVAFALVAFFASARVVRQIERGVVFRLGRVLSPARQPGFTMIIPFVDRMRKVNIQVATMPVPAQEGITRDNVTVRVDAVVYFNVEDPIRATVNVQDYDFAVSQVAQTSLRSIIGKSELDDLLCNRERLNEGLALMIDSPSVGWGITIDRVEIKDVALPETMKRSMSRQAEAERERRSRIITADGEFQASKKLASAATEMADTPAALQLRLLQTIVEVAAEKNSTVVLPFPVELLRFLDTAAGGLVQQLSTATSARTPDSDSAEVESSVPSRPAVPRQTRSDEVERQPHR encoded by the coding sequence ATGCTTCTCGCAATAGTGCTTGTTGTCGCGTTTGCCCTGGTCGCGTTCTTCGCGAGCGCCCGGGTCGTACGCCAGATCGAGCGTGGTGTGGTCTTCCGGCTCGGCCGGGTGCTCTCCCCCGCACGGCAACCCGGCTTCACGATGATCATCCCGTTCGTCGACCGCATGCGGAAGGTCAACATCCAGGTCGCGACGATGCCGGTGCCCGCCCAGGAGGGGATCACCCGTGACAACGTGACCGTACGGGTGGACGCGGTGGTGTACTTCAACGTCGAGGACCCGATCCGGGCGACCGTGAACGTTCAGGACTACGACTTCGCCGTCTCCCAGGTCGCGCAGACCTCCCTGCGTTCGATCATCGGGAAGAGCGAGCTCGACGACCTGCTCTGCAACCGCGAACGCCTGAACGAGGGACTCGCGTTGATGATCGACAGCCCGTCGGTCGGGTGGGGAATCACCATCGACCGGGTGGAGATCAAGGACGTCGCGTTGCCGGAGACGATGAAGCGGTCCATGTCGCGGCAGGCCGAGGCCGAACGCGAGCGCCGTTCCAGGATCATCACCGCCGACGGAGAGTTCCAGGCGTCGAAGAAGCTCGCCTCGGCGGCCACGGAGATGGCGGACACGCCCGCGGCCCTGCAGCTGCGCCTGCTCCAGACCATCGTCGAGGTCGCCGCGGAGAAGAACTCGACCGTCGTCCTCCCCTTCCCCGTCGAGTTGCTGCGGTTCCTCGACACCGCGGCCGGCGGACTGGTCCAGCAGCTGTCGACCGCGACGTCGGCGCGCACCCCCGACAGTGACTCGGCCGAGGTCGAGTCGTCCGTTCCGTCCCGGCCGGCCGTGCCCCGCCAGACGCGTTCGGACGAGGTCGAGCGGCAACCTCACCGCTGA
- a CDS encoding LLM class flavin-dependent oxidoreductase, whose product MTAPSQVDYADILRVWREADAIPQIEHAWLFDHLMPIFGDPNGPTYEGWTLLSALAAHTRRLRLGVLVTSNRFRPPAMLAKIAATVDVVSGGRLDFGIGAGSRPNHPLAQREYEAHGLPFHDAEHAVGSLAEACTVIRRLWTSEQPFDFDGTYVRLTGAYGNPKPVQRPHPPIMIGGRSSATLRVVAEHADLWNIPGGGPVDDLVRRSALLDKYCAEIGRDPASIVRSIHLPVSYDHPALTRDAIAQAVGAGFGHVILGLSAPYPTDVARWVADELIG is encoded by the coding sequence ATGACCGCACCCTCCCAGGTCGACTACGCCGACATCCTCCGGGTCTGGCGGGAGGCGGACGCGATTCCGCAGATCGAGCACGCCTGGCTGTTCGACCACCTGATGCCGATCTTCGGCGACCCGAACGGACCTACGTACGAAGGCTGGACACTGCTCTCCGCACTCGCCGCCCACACCCGGCGGCTGCGGCTCGGTGTGCTCGTGACCAGCAACCGTTTCCGCCCACCCGCCATGCTGGCCAAGATCGCGGCCACCGTCGACGTGGTTTCCGGGGGACGGCTCGACTTCGGCATCGGTGCCGGCTCACGGCCCAACCATCCGCTGGCTCAGCGTGAGTACGAAGCACACGGGCTGCCGTTCCACGACGCCGAGCACGCCGTCGGGAGTCTCGCGGAAGCCTGCACGGTGATCCGGCGGTTGTGGACCTCCGAGCAGCCCTTCGACTTCGACGGCACGTACGTCCGACTCACAGGTGCGTACGGAAACCCCAAGCCCGTCCAACGTCCCCACCCCCCGATCATGATCGGCGGGCGCTCGTCGGCGACACTGCGCGTGGTGGCCGAGCACGCCGACCTGTGGAACATCCCCGGTGGCGGTCCCGTCGACGACCTCGTTCGACGAAGTGCCCTGCTGGACAAGTACTGCGCCGAGATCGGCCGGGACCCGGCCTCGATCGTCCGCTCGATCCACCTGCCGGTCTCCTACGACCACCCGGCCCTCACCCGCGACGCGATCGCCCAGGCTGTCGGCGCCGGCTTCGGGCACGTCATCCTTGGGCTGTCGGCGCCCTACCCCACCGACGTCGCGCGGTGGGTCGCCGACGAGCTCATCGGCTGA
- a CDS encoding chloride channel protein: MSVESISPVVVRRPSSRLRRGFDWLRGTPAGLVPLALTVGVGAGLGAVAFRYLIVWFTELFSGHADYAGAGHAANHLLPRLGMSFVVLAPVVGGLIYGPIVYRFAREARGHGVPEVMLAVAERGGRIAPQVAVVKALASALCIGSGGSVGREGPIVQIGSALGSTLGQLVRLPEKRLRLLVACGAAGGISATFNAPIAGVFFAMELILNDFGAESFGAVVLTSVTAAVIGRAVFGDAPFLHLPAFHLTSPAEFVTYVLLGVLAALVGLAFVRILYGFEDLADRIWRGPEWLRPAVGGLLLGGVLLVLPQMYGVGYPVLSGAVEGHYVVWFLLVLLVGKIVATSLTISIGGSGGVFAPSLFLGAMAGSAFGLAAHAALPGLVGSAGAYGLVGMGAVFAATSQAPITAVIIIFELTGDYSIILPLMAAVAVATALSKRLSRDTMYTLKLRRRGIDILRGRSASLLETLTVAEAMRPVPAPLAVDAPLDDVLSRLAEGGDPAVPVVDAQGAYRGTISVRQAEAAARDNELDATAGDLASAVPALSGGQTLASALSMLDNAEDDGLPVLADDGTELVGWLNHRQVLTRYRRRLADVAEDARSEPRKLGGFRVVGLTLDGSAGGDADLAGLRISEVNWPPTTRVMAIRRDDAAVPVTGDTVLESGDRLSVLVPAEYADRLGDLAPRPAAHV; the protein is encoded by the coding sequence GTGAGTGTGGAATCGATCTCACCTGTCGTGGTCCGGCGTCCGTCCAGCCGGCTGCGTCGCGGCTTCGACTGGTTGCGGGGAACGCCCGCCGGGCTGGTGCCGCTGGCACTGACCGTCGGTGTCGGCGCCGGACTGGGCGCCGTCGCCTTTCGCTACCTGATCGTGTGGTTCACCGAACTCTTCAGCGGCCACGCCGACTACGCAGGCGCCGGACACGCGGCCAACCACCTCCTACCCCGCCTCGGCATGTCTTTCGTCGTTCTCGCCCCGGTCGTCGGCGGCCTGATCTACGGGCCGATCGTGTACCGGTTCGCCCGGGAGGCCCGCGGGCACGGGGTCCCCGAGGTGATGCTCGCGGTCGCCGAACGCGGCGGCCGGATCGCCCCGCAGGTCGCGGTGGTGAAGGCGCTGGCCTCCGCACTGTGCATCGGTTCCGGTGGTTCGGTCGGCCGGGAGGGCCCGATCGTGCAGATCGGTTCGGCGCTCGGGTCCACCCTGGGCCAGCTGGTACGTCTGCCGGAGAAACGCCTGCGCCTGTTGGTGGCCTGCGGCGCGGCCGGTGGCATCTCGGCCACCTTCAACGCCCCGATCGCCGGGGTGTTCTTCGCGATGGAACTGATCCTGAACGACTTCGGCGCGGAGTCGTTCGGCGCGGTGGTCCTGACCTCGGTGACGGCCGCGGTGATCGGGCGCGCGGTGTTCGGCGACGCGCCGTTCCTCCACCTGCCGGCGTTCCACCTCACCTCGCCCGCGGAGTTCGTGACGTACGTCCTGCTCGGTGTGCTCGCCGCGCTCGTCGGGCTGGCGTTCGTCAGGATTCTCTACGGTTTCGAGGATCTCGCCGACCGGATCTGGCGGGGACCGGAGTGGCTGCGCCCGGCGGTCGGCGGCCTGTTGCTGGGCGGGGTGCTGCTCGTGCTGCCGCAGATGTACGGCGTGGGCTACCCCGTGCTGTCCGGCGCCGTCGAGGGCCACTACGTGGTGTGGTTCCTGCTCGTGCTGCTGGTGGGCAAGATCGTCGCCACCAGCCTCACCATCTCGATCGGAGGCTCCGGCGGAGTGTTCGCCCCGTCGCTGTTCCTCGGCGCGATGGCCGGCAGTGCGTTCGGCCTGGCCGCGCACGCCGCGCTGCCGGGGCTGGTGGGATCGGCCGGCGCGTACGGACTGGTCGGCATGGGCGCGGTCTTCGCCGCGACCTCGCAGGCACCCATCACCGCCGTGATCATCATCTTCGAACTCACCGGCGACTACTCGATCATCCTTCCGCTGATGGCCGCGGTCGCGGTGGCGACCGCCCTGTCCAAGCGGCTGTCCCGGGACACCATGTACACGCTCAAGCTCCGCCGCCGGGGCATCGACATCCTGCGCGGGCGTTCGGCCAGCCTGCTGGAGACGCTTACCGTCGCGGAGGCGATGCGGCCGGTGCCGGCACCGCTCGCCGTCGACGCTCCGCTGGACGACGTACTGTCCCGGCTGGCGGAGGGCGGCGATCCGGCGGTGCCCGTCGTCGACGCCCAGGGCGCCTACCGGGGGACGATTTCGGTACGTCAGGCCGAGGCCGCGGCCCGGGACAACGAACTCGACGCGACGGCCGGGGACCTCGCCTCCGCCGTGCCCGCCCTGTCCGGTGGCCAGACCCTGGCCAGTGCGCTGAGCATGCTCGACAACGCCGAGGACGACGGCCTGCCGGTGCTCGCCGACGACGGGACCGAACTCGTCGGCTGGCTGAACCACAGGCAGGTGCTGACGAGGTACCGGCGCCGGCTCGCCGACGTCGCCGAGGACGCCCGCTCCGAGCCGCGCAAGCTCGGTGGCTTCCGGGTGGTCGGGCTCACCCTCGACGGCAGCGCCGGAGGCGACGCCGACCTTGCCGGGCTGCGGATCAGCGAGGTGAACTGGCCGCCCACCACCCGCGTGATGGCGATCCGCCGTGACGACGCCGCGGTGCCGGTCACCGGCGACACGGTCCTGGAGAGCGGTGACCGGCTGAGCGTGCTGGTGCCCGCCGAGTACGCCGACCGGCTGGGTGATCTCGCTCCGCGACCGGCGGCGCACGTCTGA
- a CDS encoding aldo/keto reductase: protein MQYRTLGRTGVQVSTLALGAMNFGRAGRTTQDEATAIVDAALEGGVNLIDTADRYGDGESEEMVGKAIAGRRDDIVLATKAGLPIGEERNHRGSSRRWLVTELDNSLRRLGVDHVDLYQIHRWDPTTSDEETLSALTDLQRAGKIRYFGSSTFPAYRIVQAQWAAREHHLSRYVTEQPSYSILQRGIETHVLPVTEQYGLGVLAWSPLASGWLSGAVRAGREITTNRSELIPERFDTSIPANRARLEAVERLAEVAAKADLTMIQLALGFVTAHPAVTSALVGPRTLDHLHSQLAAADTVLSADVLDAIDEIVAPGVDLAPQEKYDTPPALLDPSLRRR from the coding sequence ATGCAGTACCGCACCTTGGGCCGCACCGGAGTCCAGGTCAGCACCCTCGCGCTCGGCGCGATGAACTTCGGCCGAGCCGGACGTACGACCCAGGACGAGGCCACCGCCATCGTCGACGCCGCTCTCGAGGGCGGCGTCAACCTGATCGACACCGCCGATCGATACGGCGACGGCGAGTCGGAGGAGATGGTCGGCAAGGCCATCGCCGGCCGCCGTGACGACATCGTGCTGGCCACCAAGGCCGGCCTGCCGATCGGCGAAGAACGCAACCACCGTGGGAGTTCGCGTCGCTGGCTGGTCACCGAACTCGACAACAGCCTGCGCCGGTTGGGAGTCGACCACGTCGACCTCTACCAGATCCACCGGTGGGATCCGACCACCAGCGACGAGGAAACCCTGTCGGCGTTGACGGATCTGCAACGCGCGGGCAAGATCCGCTACTTCGGCAGCTCGACCTTCCCGGCCTACCGCATCGTGCAGGCGCAGTGGGCCGCCCGCGAACACCACCTGAGCCGGTACGTCACCGAACAGCCCAGCTACTCGATTCTGCAACGAGGGATCGAGACCCACGTGCTGCCGGTGACCGAGCAGTACGGCCTCGGCGTACTCGCGTGGAGCCCGCTGGCCTCGGGCTGGCTGTCCGGCGCGGTCCGCGCGGGCCGGGAGATCACCACGAACCGTTCGGAACTGATCCCCGAACGCTTCGACACCTCGATCCCCGCCAACCGGGCCAGGCTGGAAGCGGTCGAACGCCTCGCCGAGGTCGCCGCCAAGGCCGACTTGACAATGATCCAACTGGCGCTGGGCTTCGTGACCGCGCACCCCGCGGTGACGAGCGCGCTCGTCGGACCCCGAACCCTGGACCACCTGCACTCACAGCTCGCCGCGGCCGACACCGTGCTCTCCGCCGACGTCCTCGACGCGATCGACGAGATCGTCGCGCCCGGTGTCGACCTGGCACCACAGGAGAAGTACGACACACCGCCCGCACTGCTCGACCCGTCCCTGCGCCGCCGCTGA
- a CDS encoding cytochrome c oxidase assembly protein yields MDGMSGGMSGPMWMPMLAPTLSRLLAWHPQPVPVFPVGCAVALLAYTVGMVAARRRGVRWPVGRWIVFVTGLLTVVAVTGTGIGGYGMRLFSVHMVQHMVLSMLSPVLLLLGAPVTLALRALQPARRGRRGPREVLLVVLHSRVARVLASPFFNLPLFLVSLYGLYYTPVFDAAMSNWAGHNLMLVHFLAVGLLFFWPILGVDPGPHRVGHPVRLAELFVGVPFHAVFGIAVMMSSSLIAGYFAHPPAGWGVSPLQDQSTGGGIAWAFTEVPTALVLVVVFLDWWRSDQRLARRTDRAAARDDDAELAEYNARLQSLARRAPNDR; encoded by the coding sequence ATGGACGGGATGAGCGGCGGCATGAGCGGGCCGATGTGGATGCCCATGCTCGCGCCGACGCTCTCCCGGCTGCTCGCCTGGCATCCGCAACCCGTCCCGGTCTTTCCGGTCGGCTGCGCGGTCGCCCTGCTGGCGTACACCGTCGGCATGGTGGCCGCGCGGCGTCGAGGGGTGCGCTGGCCCGTCGGCAGGTGGATCGTCTTCGTGACCGGCTTGCTCACCGTCGTTGCCGTCACCGGGACAGGCATCGGCGGGTACGGCATGCGGTTGTTCAGCGTGCACATGGTTCAGCACATGGTGCTGAGCATGCTGTCACCGGTGCTTCTCCTTCTGGGAGCACCGGTGACGCTCGCCCTGCGCGCGCTGCAACCCGCCCGGCGTGGGCGCCGCGGTCCGCGCGAGGTGTTGCTGGTCGTACTGCACAGCAGGGTCGCGCGGGTGCTCGCGTCGCCGTTCTTCAACCTGCCGTTGTTTCTCGTCAGCCTGTACGGGTTGTACTACACGCCCGTGTTCGACGCGGCGATGTCGAACTGGGCCGGCCACAACCTCATGCTGGTTCACTTTCTGGCCGTCGGCCTGCTCTTCTTCTGGCCGATCCTCGGCGTCGACCCCGGCCCGCACCGGGTGGGCCATCCGGTTCGGCTGGCGGAGTTGTTCGTGGGCGTTCCGTTCCATGCCGTCTTCGGGATCGCGGTGATGATGTCCTCGTCCCTGATCGCCGGCTACTTCGCGCATCCGCCTGCCGGGTGGGGAGTTTCGCCGTTGCAGGACCAGTCCACCGGCGGGGGCATCGCGTGGGCGTTCACCGAGGTGCCCACCGCGCTGGTCCTGGTGGTGGTGTTCCTCGACTGGTGGCGCAGCGACCAGCGCCTGGCCAGGCGCACCGACCGGGCCGCGGCCCGTGACGACGACGCCGAACTGGCGGAGTACAACGCCCGCCTGCAAAGCCTCGCCCGGCGCGCACCGAACGACCGCTGA
- a CDS encoding MarR family transcriptional regulator: MHESAEDPEGVVDALITASRALVAVAARSVADLGDVTLPQYRALVVLASRGPQRAVDLAAELGVTPSTATRLIDRLVKADLVDRQPLPGDRRAVEVTLKPAGRRYVAKVTRRRRAEIRRIVERMSPQEQTGAVAGLRALANAAGEVPEQQWWLGFEQLERNEQNEEVEGEQRL; this comes from the coding sequence GTGCATGAATCAGCCGAGGACCCCGAGGGTGTGGTCGACGCGTTGATCACGGCCAGCCGTGCGCTGGTGGCGGTGGCCGCCCGTTCGGTGGCCGATCTCGGTGACGTGACGCTTCCGCAGTACCGCGCGCTGGTCGTTCTGGCCAGCCGTGGGCCGCAGCGGGCGGTCGACCTGGCAGCGGAGCTGGGCGTCACACCCTCGACCGCCACCCGGCTGATCGACCGCCTTGTGAAGGCGGACCTGGTGGACCGGCAGCCCCTTCCCGGTGACCGTCGCGCGGTCGAGGTGACGCTGAAACCGGCCGGACGGCGCTATGTCGCCAAGGTGACCCGTCGCCGGCGTGCCGAGATCCGCCGCATCGTCGAGCGGATGTCGCCGCAGGAGCAGACCGGCGCCGTGGCCGGACTCCGTGCGTTGGCGAACGCCGCTGGTGAGGTGCCCGAGCAGCAGTGGTGGCTGGGATTCGAACAGCTCGAGCGCAACGAACAGAACGAAGAAGTGGAGGGCGAGCAACGCCTGTGA
- a CDS encoding ankyrin repeat domain-containing protein: MDVIHAWSLPPRPSLEQYRKQAKELLRAYRAGDPDAIDRVNRELPAGGGSGRPRDRSGPTLTDAQFVIAREHGFASWPRFAAHLQGLVDGAVGRYEAAVDAIITGDLGALTELVDSDPGLVRARSTRTHRATLLHYVAANGVETYRQKTPANAVEVARLLLGRGAAADAGASMYGAEDATTMEMLVSSVHPAQAGMQVPLVDTLVDFGAAVNGPGDDNRPLLTALAHQYPPAAEALVRRGARIDDIVSAAGLGREDLVRAYLDDDGRLRSDVRLVGLRPQLARRPEANLAWAFVVAGALGRTRVVDLLSRGGVDPGVRAMAGLTALHWAVVNGHVETVAVLLARGAPLEDSDNYHHATVLGCAAWAVGNGTHPYGLTIVERLLAAGARVEAVSQPTGDDRVDDLLRRHGAPID, encoded by the coding sequence ATGGACGTCATCCATGCCTGGTCGCTCCCGCCTCGTCCCAGCCTGGAGCAGTACCGCAAGCAGGCCAAGGAGTTACTGAGGGCCTACCGGGCCGGTGATCCGGACGCGATCGACCGTGTCAACCGTGAGTTGCCCGCCGGTGGCGGTTCGGGTCGTCCGCGGGACAGGTCCGGTCCCACTCTCACCGACGCGCAGTTCGTGATCGCCCGGGAACACGGCTTCGCGAGCTGGCCGCGGTTCGCCGCCCACCTGCAAGGGCTGGTTGACGGTGCAGTCGGCAGGTACGAGGCCGCGGTGGACGCGATCATCACCGGCGACCTCGGCGCCCTGACGGAGTTGGTGGACTCCGACCCGGGTCTGGTCCGCGCGCGGTCGACGCGTACGCACCGGGCGACGTTGTTGCACTACGTCGCCGCCAACGGTGTGGAGACGTACCGGCAGAAGACTCCGGCCAACGCGGTCGAGGTCGCCCGGCTGCTGTTGGGACGGGGCGCCGCGGCGGATGCGGGCGCGTCGATGTACGGGGCGGAGGACGCGACCACGATGGAGATGCTCGTGTCCAGCGTCCATCCGGCGCAGGCGGGGATGCAGGTTCCGCTGGTGGACACGCTGGTCGATTTCGGTGCGGCGGTGAACGGTCCGGGGGACGACAACCGGCCGTTGCTGACCGCGCTGGCACACCAGTACCCGCCAGCGGCCGAGGCGCTGGTACGCCGGGGCGCGCGGATCGACGACATCGTGTCGGCTGCCGGCCTCGGCCGCGAGGATCTCGTGCGCGCCTACCTGGACGACGACGGCCGGCTGCGGTCGGACGTCCGGCTCGTCGGGCTCCGGCCCCAGCTGGCGCGACGCCCGGAGGCCAACCTCGCCTGGGCATTCGTGGTCGCGGGTGCGCTGGGGCGTACTCGCGTCGTCGACCTCCTGTCGCGGGGTGGCGTCGACCCGGGCGTACGCGCGATGGCCGGGCTCACTGCCCTGCACTGGGCGGTCGTCAACGGCCACGTCGAGACGGTGGCTGTCCTGCTCGCCCGCGGCGCACCGCTGGAGGACAGTGACAACTACCACCACGCCACGGTGCTGGGGTGCGCAGCCTGGGCAGTCGGCAACGGCACGCATCCCTACGGTCTCACCATCGTCGAGCGCCTGCTGGCGGCAGGCGCGCGGGTGGAGGCAGTCAGCCAGCCGACCGGCGACGACCGCGTCGACGACCTCCTACGCCGTCACGGCGCGCCGATCGACTGA
- a CDS encoding aminoglycoside phosphotransferase family protein: MSRAAWGTHAVELAGDQATKRFPEADGGCGEREWRALTLLHEHAPGLAPEPVRATRDVDGSTVVMSRLPGTPLRGLLLSSEQLAALATAMHTVHTAVPVDVLRGQVPIRPNQQAGLVTHIRRWAATLQVPLGGPLQAAMSAGLAWLDRSRLVADGAPEVPPVFGPGDGNLANYLWDGSRVRIVDFEDSGRSDRAFELAEVTEHVGSWVEQPLDVAGLLGQFELTPDESARLRECRRLLALVWLFLLSFDVDNLRNPPGTVERQAERLMALLD; encoded by the coding sequence ATGAGCCGGGCAGCGTGGGGCACGCATGCGGTCGAACTCGCCGGTGACCAGGCGACCAAGCGGTTTCCGGAAGCCGACGGAGGATGTGGCGAACGAGAGTGGCGTGCGCTGACACTGTTGCACGAACACGCCCCCGGCCTCGCACCCGAACCCGTGCGGGCCACGCGTGACGTCGACGGATCGACGGTGGTGATGTCCCGGCTCCCGGGCACTCCACTGCGCGGCCTCCTGTTGAGCAGCGAGCAACTTGCGGCCCTGGCGACGGCCATGCACACGGTCCACACGGCAGTGCCCGTCGACGTTCTCCGGGGGCAGGTCCCGATCCGGCCCAACCAGCAGGCAGGACTCGTCACCCACATTCGTCGGTGGGCGGCCACACTCCAGGTGCCCCTCGGCGGCCCGCTTCAGGCTGCCATGAGTGCCGGGCTCGCCTGGCTGGATCGGTCGCGGCTCGTCGCGGACGGTGCTCCTGAGGTCCCGCCGGTCTTCGGGCCAGGAGACGGCAACCTGGCCAACTATCTCTGGGACGGCAGCCGGGTCCGGATCGTCGACTTCGAGGACTCCGGCCGCAGCGACCGGGCCTTCGAGTTGGCGGAGGTCACCGAGCACGTCGGTAGCTGGGTGGAGCAGCCGCTGGACGTCGCCGGGTTGCTCGGCCAGTTCGAGTTGACGCCCGACGAGTCCGCTCGGCTTCGCGAATGCCGTCGGCTCCTCGCTCTCGTCTGGCTGTTCCTGCTGAGCTTCGACGTCGACAACCTCCGCAATCCCCCAGGCACAGTGGAACGCCAGGCCGAACGCCTGATGGCACTACTCGACTGA
- a CDS encoding DUF664 domain-containing protein: protein MTTDSGAILREPPVAGNETDTLLGTLERLRGYVAWKCGGLDQAGLRATLGPSTVTLGGLLKHLAAVEDDMFSVKLHGRPPQSPWNTVDWDADPDWEWRTAADDSPEPLMALWRDSVDRSRVLVAEAMADGGLDRLASFTWPDGRTPNLRRLLADMVEEYARHVGHADLIRESVDGLVGEDPR, encoded by the coding sequence ATGACCACCGACAGCGGCGCGATCCTGCGCGAACCCCCCGTGGCCGGCAACGAAACCGACACCCTCCTCGGCACTCTCGAACGACTTCGCGGGTACGTGGCGTGGAAGTGCGGCGGCCTCGACCAGGCCGGCCTGCGGGCAACCCTCGGGCCGTCCACGGTGACCCTGGGCGGGCTGCTGAAACACCTGGCGGCGGTCGAGGACGACATGTTCTCGGTCAAGCTGCACGGCCGGCCCCCGCAGTCGCCGTGGAACACCGTCGACTGGGACGCCGACCCCGACTGGGAGTGGCGTACGGCCGCCGACGACAGCCCCGAGCCCCTGATGGCGCTGTGGCGGGACTCCGTGGACCGATCCCGCGTCCTGGTGGCGGAGGCGATGGCCGACGGCGGCCTGGACCGCCTGGCCTCCTTCACCTGGCCGGACGGCCGAACACCCAACCTGCGAAGGCTTCTCGCGGACATGGTCGAGGAGTACGCCCGGCACGTCGGCCACGCGGACCTCATCCGGGAGTCGGTGGACGGCCTGGTCGGTGAGGATCCCCGCTGA
- a CDS encoding helix-turn-helix domain-containing protein, which translates to MSDGGQGRETDAGQRPGAASGQTRSKRADARRNEKALLDAAAAVFVASGVEAPVREIAARAGVGTGTIYRHFPTRADLIIAVFRHQVEACAEAGPKLLESGESPYAALSEWIDLFVDFVVTKHGLAAVMRSDTAGLETLGAYFLDRLLPVCGQLLDASAAAGEIEDGVEAYELMRGVGNLCIGADNDPRYDARRLVGLLVAGLRQPR; encoded by the coding sequence GTGAGCGACGGCGGGCAGGGGCGGGAGACCGATGCCGGGCAGCGGCCGGGCGCCGCTTCCGGACAGACCCGGTCCAAGCGGGCGGACGCCCGGCGTAACGAGAAAGCCCTGCTGGACGCGGCCGCCGCCGTGTTCGTGGCGTCCGGCGTGGAGGCGCCGGTACGTGAGATCGCCGCCCGAGCAGGCGTCGGGACGGGGACCATCTACCGGCACTTCCCGACCCGCGCGGACCTGATCATCGCCGTCTTCCGGCACCAGGTCGAGGCCTGCGCCGAGGCCGGCCCGAAGCTGCTGGAGTCCGGCGAGAGCCCCTACGCCGCACTGTCGGAGTGGATCGACCTCTTCGTCGACTTCGTGGTGACCAAGCACGGACTCGCCGCCGTGATGCGGTCCGACACCGCCGGGCTGGAGACTCTCGGCGCCTACTTCCTCGACCGGCTGCTGCCCGTGTGCGGGCAACTGCTGGACGCGTCGGCCGCGGCCGGCGAGATCGAGGACGGAGTGGAGGCGTACGAGCTCATGCGTGGGGTCGGCAACCTCTGCATCGGCGCCGACAACGATCCCCGCTACGACGCGCGCCGACTGGTCGGCCTGCTCGTCGCGGGGTTACGTCAGCCGCGGTAG
- a CDS encoding WYL domain-containing protein, which produces MTDDLSPTSRALLALELIQNSPGITAQRLGERLGVTERAARRYVAILREADLPIESVSGPYGGYRVGRGLRLAPLMFSAAEAAGLVMAVLEGHRGAADPADLVGSALAKIVRVLPERVAEPVRGLRDTPAPRPTDEPSASPELTTRLVEACAAGRRLRLIYRLGRDRDRTMDVDPWAVVLRHSRWYLLGWSHTRSARRVLRVDRIVSVESLAESFTPPADLDALRTLEEHLSQGWTYEVDVVVDATVEETSRWVRRSLGRVEADADGRTHLRATTDEPEWYARQLAAIPAPFHVLASPELQRAVTALGQRLTQAGG; this is translated from the coding sequence ATGACCGACGACCTGAGCCCCACCTCCCGCGCCCTGCTGGCCCTGGAGCTCATCCAGAACAGCCCGGGCATCACGGCCCAGCGGCTGGGCGAGCGGCTCGGGGTCACCGAACGCGCGGCCCGCCGCTACGTCGCGATCCTGCGGGAGGCGGACCTCCCGATCGAGTCGGTCAGCGGTCCGTACGGCGGTTACCGGGTGGGGCGCGGCCTTCGCCTCGCGCCGTTGATGTTCAGCGCCGCCGAGGCGGCCGGGCTGGTGATGGCCGTCCTCGAGGGTCACCGAGGGGCCGCCGACCCGGCCGACCTGGTGGGCAGCGCTCTGGCCAAGATCGTGCGGGTGCTGCCAGAGCGGGTGGCCGAGCCGGTCCGCGGTCTTCGCGACACGCCCGCTCCCCGCCCCACCGACGAGCCGTCGGCCAGCCCGGAGCTGACCACCCGGCTGGTCGAGGCGTGCGCGGCTGGGCGCCGGCTGCGACTGATCTACCGCCTGGGCCGCGACAGGGACCGGACGATGGACGTCGATCCCTGGGCCGTCGTACTCCGGCACAGCCGGTGGTACCTCCTGGGCTGGTCCCACACCAGGTCGGCGCGACGTGTGCTGCGGGTGGACCGGATCGTGTCGGTGGAGTCGCTGGCCGAGTCGTTCACCCCGCCGGCGGACCTGGATGCCCTGCGTACGTTGGAAGAACACCTCTCCCAGGGATGGACGTACGAGGTTGACGTCGTGGTCGACGCGACGGTCGAGGAGACCTCGCGCTGGGTACGCCGAAGTCTCGGCCGGGTCGAGGCAGACGCCGACGGGCGAACCCACCTGCGCGCGACGACCGACGAACCCGAGTGGTACGCCCGCCAGCTCGCGGCCATCCCAGCGCCGTTCCACGTCCTCGCCTCCCCGGAACTGCAGCGAGCCGTCACAGCTCTGGGGCAGCGCCTGACCCAGGCCGGCGGATGA